From a single Methylosinus sp. H3A genomic region:
- a CDS encoding VOC family protein — protein sequence MICHLSIGVSDLGQAVVFYDAILAALGFVRLYTGPKSVGYGTPDGREPFALKQRSASDIGVDAGFHLAFVAPTPEAVRAFHAEALAHGAQDDGAPGLRPHYGPSYYAAFVIDLDGHRLEAVCQ from the coding sequence ATGATCTGCCATCTGTCCATCGGCGTGTCCGATCTCGGGCAGGCGGTGGTGTTTTATGACGCCATCCTTGCCGCGCTCGGCTTTGTGCGGCTCTACACCGGACCCAAGTCGGTCGGCTATGGGACGCCGGACGGGCGTGAGCCTTTTGCTCTGAAGCAACGCTCGGCGTCCGACATAGGCGTCGACGCGGGCTTTCATCTGGCTTTCGTCGCCCCAACTCCTGAGGCCGTTCGCGCTTTCCATGCCGAGGCGCTCGCGCACGGCGCGCAGGACGACGGAGCGCCCGGCCTGCGGCCGCACTATGGGCCGAGCTACTACGCCGCTTTCGTTATCGATCTCGACGGACACCGGCTGGAAGCGGTATGCCAGTAG
- a CDS encoding sulfate/molybdate ABC transporter ATP-binding protein — protein MQGVEIRIEGVEKDFGDYPALRDVNLTIARGELVALLGPSGSGKTTLLRAIAGLSSPERGRIFFDGEDATTLSVQERRVGFVFQNYALFKHLTVAGNIAYGLKVRPRRSRPSRAEIVERARKLLEFVQLDGLGARYPAQLSGGQRQRVALARALAIEPRVLLLDEPFGALDARVRKDLRRWLRDVHRQTGLTTVFVTHDQDEAMELADRVVVLDKGRIEQIGTPDELYDRPASPFVLSFVGEALALPVQVADGKVIFQGKELHVSSENLRNGPARVYFRPADIALHGGSIGALEGRVEAVRRTAAGLRASISIPGYDQTVEVDTDDREGAKLGSSVPLSLNNVRIFSTAAEETLGDGAGI, from the coding sequence CTGCAGGGCGTCGAGATTCGCATCGAGGGCGTCGAGAAAGATTTCGGCGATTATCCTGCGTTGCGCGACGTCAATCTGACGATTGCGCGCGGCGAGCTCGTTGCTCTGCTCGGACCGTCGGGCTCGGGCAAGACCACGCTGCTGCGCGCCATCGCCGGGCTCTCCTCTCCCGAGCGCGGCCGCATTTTCTTCGACGGCGAGGACGCCACGACGCTTTCCGTGCAGGAGCGGCGCGTCGGCTTCGTGTTCCAGAACTATGCGCTGTTCAAGCATCTGACCGTCGCCGGCAATATCGCCTATGGGCTGAAGGTGCGTCCGCGCCGTTCGCGTCCCTCCCGCGCGGAGATTGTCGAGCGCGCGAGAAAGCTGCTCGAATTCGTGCAGCTCGACGGGCTCGGCGCGCGCTATCCGGCGCAGCTCTCCGGCGGTCAGCGGCAGCGCGTGGCGCTCGCACGCGCGCTCGCCATCGAGCCGCGCGTGCTGTTGCTGGACGAGCCTTTCGGCGCGCTCGACGCGCGCGTGCGCAAGGATTTGCGCCGCTGGCTGCGCGACGTGCATCGCCAGACCGGGCTGACCACCGTCTTCGTGACCCACGACCAGGATGAGGCGATGGAGCTCGCCGATCGCGTCGTCGTGCTGGACAAGGGCCGTATCGAGCAGATCGGCACGCCGGACGAGCTCTATGACCGGCCGGCTTCGCCCTTCGTGCTCTCCTTTGTCGGCGAGGCGCTGGCGCTGCCGGTGCAGGTCGCCGACGGCAAGGTGATCTTTCAGGGCAAGGAGCTGCACGTCTCCTCGGAAAATCTGCGCAACGGACCGGCGCGCGTCTATTTCCGTCCCGCCGATATCGCTCTGCACGGGGGCTCGATCGGCGCGCTCGAGGGGCGCGTCGAGGCGGTGCGCCGCACGGCGGCCGGCCTGCGCGCCTCGATCTCCATTCCCGGCTACGACCAGACGGTCGAGGTCGACACGGATGACCGCGAGGGCGCGAAGCTCGGCAGCAGCGTGCCGCTGTCGCTGAACAATGTGCGGATTTTCTCGACGGCGGCCGAGGAGACGCTCGGCGACGGCGCTGGGATCTGA
- the cysW gene encoding sulfate ABC transporter permease subunit CysW encodes MSEALASAVPISAPRSVTEETPFTRYLLIGVSVAFLGLFLLMPLAVVFTEALAKGAGAFFTTFDEPDARAAIRLTLIVAAFVVPLNALFGLCAAWAIAKFSFPGKSVLITLIDLPFSVSPVVSGLVYVLVFGSQGLLGPFLSAHGIQVVFAIPGIVLATIFVTFPFVARELIPLMQEQGTVEEEAALTLGASGFRTFLTVTLPNIKWGLLYGVLLANARAMGEFGAVSVVSGHIRGLTNTIPLQVEILYNEYNIVSAFALASLLAGLALVTLGFKTFLEWRFAGQIAGRRRH; translated from the coding sequence ATGTCTGAGGCGCTCGCTTCCGCCGTTCCGATCTCTGCGCCGCGCAGCGTGACAGAGGAGACTCCGTTCACGCGCTATTTGTTGATCGGCGTCTCAGTGGCCTTTCTCGGCCTGTTCCTGCTGATGCCGCTCGCCGTCGTCTTCACCGAGGCCTTAGCCAAGGGCGCGGGCGCCTTTTTCACGACCTTCGACGAGCCGGATGCGCGCGCCGCGATCCGCCTCACTCTGATCGTCGCGGCGTTCGTCGTGCCGCTCAACGCCCTCTTCGGCCTCTGCGCGGCCTGGGCGATCGCAAAATTCTCCTTTCCCGGCAAGAGCGTGCTGATCACGCTCATCGATCTGCCTTTCTCCGTTTCGCCGGTCGTTTCCGGTCTCGTCTATGTGCTCGTCTTCGGATCGCAGGGACTTCTCGGGCCCTTTTTGTCCGCGCATGGAATTCAGGTGGTCTTCGCCATTCCGGGCATTGTTCTCGCGACGATCTTCGTCACCTTCCCCTTTGTCGCGCGCGAGCTGATCCCGCTCATGCAGGAGCAGGGAACGGTGGAGGAGGAGGCGGCGCTGACGCTCGGGGCGAGCGGCTTCCGCACTTTTCTCACGGTGACATTGCCCAACATCAAATGGGGCCTGCTCTATGGCGTGCTCCTCGCCAACGCCCGCGCCATGGGCGAGTTCGGCGCGGTGTCGGTCGTCTCGGGCCATATTCGCGGCCTGACCAATACGATACCTCTCCAGGTGGAGATCCTCTACAATGAGTATAACATCGTCTCGGCGTTCGCCCTCGCCTCCCTCCTGGCTGGGCTGGCTCTCGTCACTCTTGGATTCAAGACGTTTCTCGAATGGCGCTTCGCCGGTCAAATCGCCGGTCGACGCCGTCACTGA
- the cysT gene encoding sulfate ABC transporter permease subunit CysT translates to MSAAAPVVKKKARSFKAPSVIPGFGATFGFTIFYLSLIVLFPLSLLIIRASELGLAGLYGIAVEPRVAAALRTSFFISFAAAAIDVVFGLVAAWVLTRYEFPGRRFLDAIVDLPFALPTAVAGIALAALYAPNGWLGEPLADYDIKIAFTRWGILVALVFVGLPFVVRTVQPLLAEIDAELEEASATLGASRAQTIWRVLLPPILPALLTGFALAFARSVGEYGSVIFIAGNLAYISEIAPLLIIVKLEQFDYAGATGIATIMLAISFSVLLAINLIQAWSQRRFGHV, encoded by the coding sequence ATGAGCGCCGCAGCGCCCGTCGTGAAGAAGAAGGCTCGGAGCTTCAAGGCTCCGAGCGTCATTCCGGGATTCGGAGCGACTTTCGGCTTCACCATTTTCTATCTGAGCCTCATCGTCCTGTTCCCGCTGTCGCTGCTCATCATCCGCGCCTCGGAGCTCGGACTCGCAGGGCTCTATGGAATCGCCGTCGAGCCGCGCGTGGCCGCCGCCTTGCGCACGAGCTTCTTCATCTCCTTCGCCGCCGCGGCGATCGACGTCGTCTTCGGCCTCGTCGCCGCCTGGGTGCTGACCCGCTATGAATTTCCGGGCCGGCGCTTTCTCGACGCCATCGTCGATCTGCCTTTCGCTCTGCCCACGGCGGTCGCCGGCATTGCGCTCGCGGCGCTCTATGCGCCCAATGGCTGGCTCGGCGAGCCGCTCGCCGATTACGACATAAAGATCGCCTTCACGCGCTGGGGCATTCTGGTCGCGCTGGTGTTCGTGGGCTTGCCTTTCGTCGTGCGCACGGTGCAGCCGCTGCTCGCGGAGATCGACGCCGAGCTCGAGGAGGCGTCGGCGACGCTCGGCGCGAGCCGCGCGCAGACGATTTGGCGCGTGCTGCTGCCGCCGATCCTGCCGGCGCTGCTCACCGGCTTCGCGCTGGCTTTCGCGCGCAGCGTCGGCGAATATGGATCGGTGATCTTCATCGCCGGCAATCTCGCCTATATCTCGGAAATCGCGCCCTTGCTGATCATCGTCAAGCTGGAGCAGTTCGATTACGCCGGCGCCACGGGCATTGCGACGATCATGCTCGCGATCTCCTTTTCCGTGCTCCTCGCGATCAATCTGATCCAAGCGTGGAGCCAGAGGAGATTCGGCCATGTCTGA
- a CDS encoding sulfate ABC transporter substrate-binding protein — MRSVSISRRSLGAAIAIAASLSILVDATAQAATALLNVSYDPTRELYKAINPAFIADWKAKTGETIELQASHAGSGAQARAVIDGLSADVVTLALAADIDAIVNKTGKIAPDWQKKLPNNASPYTSTIVFLVRKGNPKKIKNWDDLAKPGVAVITPNPKTSGGARWNYLGAWGYALKKFNGDEAKTKDFVKAIYKNAPVLDTGARGSTITFAQRGLGDVLIAWENEAFLASEEFGKDKFEIIVPSTSVLAEPPVAVVDGNVDAKGTRKAAEAYLNFLYTPAAQAIIAKNYYRPAHPEFAAKEDLKRLPKLDLFTVDQVFGGWTKAQKTHFADGGVFDEIQKQ; from the coding sequence ATGCGGAGCGTTTCAATCTCGCGGCGCAGCCTCGGGGCGGCCATCGCCATTGCGGCGAGCCTGTCGATCCTCGTCGACGCCACGGCGCAGGCCGCGACGGCGCTGCTCAATGTCTCCTATGACCCCACGCGCGAGCTCTATAAGGCGATCAATCCCGCATTCATCGCCGATTGGAAGGCGAAGACCGGCGAGACGATCGAGCTCCAGGCGTCCCACGCCGGCTCCGGCGCCCAGGCGCGCGCGGTGATCGACGGGCTTTCCGCCGATGTCGTGACGCTGGCCCTCGCCGCGGATATCGACGCGATCGTGAACAAAACCGGCAAGATCGCGCCCGATTGGCAGAAGAAGCTGCCGAACAACGCCTCGCCCTACACGTCGACGATCGTCTTCCTCGTTCGCAAGGGCAATCCGAAGAAGATCAAGAATTGGGACGATCTCGCCAAGCCCGGCGTCGCCGTCATCACGCCCAATCCGAAGACGTCGGGCGGCGCGCGCTGGAACTATCTCGGCGCCTGGGGCTATGCGCTCAAGAAATTCAACGGCGACGAGGCGAAGACGAAGGATTTCGTCAAGGCGATCTACAAGAATGCGCCTGTGCTGGACACCGGCGCGCGCGGTTCCACGATCACCTTCGCCCAGCGCGGGCTCGGCGACGTGCTGATCGCCTGGGAGAACGAGGCTTTCCTCGCCTCCGAGGAGTTCGGCAAGGACAAATTCGAGATCATCGTTCCCTCGACCTCCGTCCTCGCCGAGCCGCCGGTAGCCGTCGTCGACGGCAATGTCGACGCCAAAGGCACGCGCAAGGCGGCGGAGGCCTATCTGAACTTCCTCTACACGCCGGCCGCGCAGGCGATCATCGCCAAGAATTATTATCGCCCCGCGCATCCGGAGTTCGCGGCGAAGGAAGATCTGAAGCGCTTGCCGAAGCTCGATCTGTTCACCGTCGATCAGGTCTTCGGCGGCTGGACGAAAGCGCAGAAGACGCATTTCGCCGACGGCGGCGTGTTCGACGAAATCCAGAAGCAATAG
- the amoB gene encoding bacterial ammonia monooxygenase, subunit AmoB gives MKLLERMAVLATGRVARLFGLGMAAAVVATMGSVAPASAHGEKSQQAFLRMRTLNWYDVKWSKTSLNVNESMVLSGKVHVFSAWPQAVANPKSSFLNAGEPGPVLVRTAQFIGEQFAPRSVSLEVGKDYAFQIDLKARRAGRWHVHAQINVEGGGPIIGPGQWIEIKGDMADFRDPVTLLDGTTVDLETYGIDRIYAWHFPWMIAAAAWILYWFFKKGIIASYLRISEGKDDEQIGDDDRRVGAIVLAVTILATIIGYAVTNSTFPRTIPLQAGLQKPLTPIIEEGTAGVGTKVVLADLKGGVYKVPGRELTIQVKITNKTDEPLKLGEYTAAGLRFLNPDVFTTKPEFPDYLLADRGLSTDPTPIAPGETKTIEIKVQDARWDIERLSDLAYDTDSQIGGLLMFFGPSGKRYATEIGGPVIPKFVAGDMP, from the coding sequence ATGAAACTGTTGGAGAGAATGGCCGTGCTGGCGACCGGACGGGTCGCTCGGCTCTTCGGCCTGGGCATGGCGGCTGCGGTCGTCGCAACGATGGGCTCCGTCGCTCCGGCGTCGGCGCATGGCGAGAAGTCGCAGCAGGCGTTCCTGCGCATGCGCACGCTGAACTGGTATGACGTGAAGTGGTCGAAGACCTCTCTGAACGTCAACGAGTCGATGGTGCTTTCGGGCAAGGTGCATGTGTTCTCGGCTTGGCCGCAGGCCGTCGCGAACCCGAAGTCGTCGTTCCTGAACGCCGGCGAGCCGGGCCCGGTTCTGGTGCGCACGGCGCAGTTCATCGGCGAGCAGTTCGCTCCGCGCTCGGTTTCGCTGGAGGTCGGCAAGGACTATGCGTTCCAGATCGATCTGAAGGCGCGCCGCGCGGGCCGTTGGCACGTTCATGCGCAGATCAACGTCGAAGGCGGCGGCCCGATCATCGGACCCGGCCAGTGGATCGAGATCAAGGGCGACATGGCGGACTTCCGCGACCCTGTCACGCTGCTGGACGGCACGACCGTGGACCTCGAGACCTACGGCATCGACCGCATCTACGCCTGGCACTTCCCGTGGATGATCGCGGCTGCGGCCTGGATCCTCTACTGGTTCTTCAAGAAGGGCATCATCGCTTCCTACCTGCGCATCAGCGAAGGCAAGGACGATGAGCAGATCGGCGACGACGACCGTCGCGTCGGCGCGATCGTTCTCGCTGTGACGATCCTGGCGACGATCATCGGCTATGCTGTGACGAACAGCACCTTCCCGCGCACGATCCCGCTTCAGGCCGGCTTGCAGAAGCCGCTGACGCCGATCATCGAGGAAGGCACCGCCGGCGTGGGAACCAAGGTTGTTCTCGCCGACCTCAAGGGCGGCGTCTACAAGGTTCCGGGCCGCGAGCTGACGATCCAGGTCAAGATCACCAACAAGACGGACGAGCCGCTGAAGCTCGGCGAATATACGGCTGCCGGCCTTCGCTTCCTGAACCCCGACGTGTTCACGACGAAGCCCGAGTTCCCGGACTATTTGCTGGCCGACCGCGGTCTGTCGACCGATCCGACGCCGATCGCGCCGGGCGAGACGAAGACGATCGAGATCAAGGTTCAGGACGCCCGTTGGGACATCGAGCGTCTCTCGGATCTGGCCTATGACACGGACAGCCAGATCGGCGGTCTGCTGATGTTCTTCGGCCCGTCGGGCAAGCGCTACGCCACCGAAATCGGCGGCCCGGTCATTCCGAAGTTCGTCGCCGGCGACATGCCCTGA
- the amoA gene encoding bacterial ammonia monooxygenase, subunit AmoA — MSTSKSGGAIGPFHSIAEAAGCVKTSDWLILTLLFLAVLGGYHIHFMLTAGDWDFWVDWKDRRMWPTVIPILGVTFAAAAQAFLWENFKLPFGATFAVLGLLIGEWINRYVNFWGWTYFPISLVFPSALVVPALWLDIILLLSGSYVITAVVGALGWGLLFYPNNWPAIAAFHQATEQHGQLMSLADLIGLHFVRTSMPEYIRMVERGTLRTFGKDVVPVAAFFSGFVSMLVYFLWWFVGKWYSTTKVITKI, encoded by the coding sequence ATGTCTACATCGAAGAGCGGGGGGGCTATCGGGCCTTTCCATTCCATCGCGGAAGCGGCGGGATGCGTTAAGACGTCCGACTGGCTGATTTTGACGCTGCTGTTTCTGGCAGTGCTGGGCGGCTATCACATTCACTTCATGCTGACGGCTGGCGACTGGGACTTCTGGGTCGACTGGAAAGACCGTCGTATGTGGCCGACTGTCATCCCGATCCTGGGCGTGACCTTCGCGGCTGCGGCGCAGGCGTTCCTGTGGGAGAACTTCAAGCTCCCGTTCGGCGCGACCTTCGCGGTGCTCGGCCTTCTGATCGGCGAGTGGATCAACCGCTATGTGAACTTCTGGGGCTGGACCTACTTCCCGATCAGCCTGGTGTTCCCGTCGGCTCTGGTCGTTCCGGCTCTGTGGCTGGACATCATCCTGCTGCTGTCGGGCTCCTATGTGATCACGGCTGTGGTCGGCGCTCTGGGCTGGGGTCTGCTGTTCTACCCGAACAACTGGCCGGCGATCGCCGCCTTCCACCAGGCGACGGAGCAGCATGGTCAGCTTATGTCGCTGGCCGATCTGATCGGCCTCCACTTCGTCCGCACCTCGATGCCGGAATATATCCGCATGGTCGAGCGCGGCACGCTGCGCACCTTCGGTAAGGACGTCGTGCCTGTGGCCGCGTTCTTCTCGGGCTTCGTGTCGATGCTCGTGTACTTCCTGTGGTGGTTCGTCGGCAAGTGGTACTCCACCACGAAGGTGATCACCAAGATCTGA
- the amoC gene encoding bacterial ammonia monooxygenase, subunit AmoC gives MSVTTETSAGAAAGSDAIVDLKGMWIGITVLNVFYLFIRIYEQIFGWRAGLDSFAPEFQTYWLTMLWTEIPLELVAGLGLAGYLWKTRDRNVDAVAPREELRRHVVLLQWLTVYAVAIYWGASFFTEQDGTWHMTVIRDTDFTPSHIIEFYLSYPIYSIMGVGSFFYAKTRIPFFAHGYSLAFLIVAIGPFMIIPNVGLNEWGHTFWFMEELFVAPLHWGFVFFGWMALGVFGVVLQILAGVKRLLGKDGVAALIG, from the coding sequence ATGAGCGTAACGACAGAGACATCGGCCGGCGCAGCCGCCGGCTCAGATGCCATCGTGGACCTGAAGGGCATGTGGATCGGGATCACGGTGCTCAACGTTTTTTATCTGTTCATCCGCATTTATGAGCAGATCTTCGGCTGGCGCGCGGGCCTCGACTCGTTCGCTCCGGAGTTTCAGACCTATTGGCTGACGATGCTGTGGACGGAAATTCCGCTGGAGCTCGTGGCCGGTCTCGGCCTCGCCGGCTATCTGTGGAAGACCCGCGACCGCAACGTCGACGCGGTGGCTCCGCGCGAAGAGCTGCGCCGCCATGTCGTTCTGCTGCAGTGGCTGACGGTCTATGCGGTGGCGATCTACTGGGGCGCGAGCTTCTTCACGGAGCAGGACGGCACCTGGCACATGACGGTGATTCGCGACACGGACTTCACGCCGTCGCACATCATCGAGTTCTATCTGAGCTACCCGATCTACTCGATCATGGGCGTGGGCTCGTTCTTCTATGCGAAGACCCGCATCCCGTTCTTCGCTCACGGCTACTCGCTGGCGTTCCTGATCGTCGCCATCGGCCCGTTCATGATCATCCCGAACGTCGGTCTCAACGAGTGGGGCCACACCTTCTGGTTCATGGAAGAGCTTTTCGTCGCTCCGCTGCATTGGGGCTTCGTGTTCTTCGGCTGGATGGCGCTCGGCGTGTTCGGCGTGGTGCTGCAGATCCTGGCCGGCGTGAAGCGCCTGCTGGGCAAGGACGGCGTCGCGGCGCTGATCGGCTGA
- the folK gene encoding 2-amino-4-hydroxy-6-hydroxymethyldihydropteridine diphosphokinase: MTTAETRVGFGFGSNLGDKPANIRRAVALVGERGVARLDAVSRIYRTPPWGDLDQGDFANACALGWTALSPYELLAAVKTIEADMGRTATRRWGPRLIDVDILFLGDHTLDDPELTLPHKELFARAFVLKPLAEIAGGLTLDGMSVARAAEATAADGIGIWDEKSTDAE; encoded by the coding sequence ATGACGACGGCTGAGACACGGGTCGGCTTCGGCTTCGGCAGCAATCTCGGGGATAAGCCCGCCAATATTCGGAGGGCGGTGGCGCTCGTCGGCGAGCGCGGCGTCGCCCGTCTCGACGCCGTCTCCCGCATCTATCGAACGCCGCCTTGGGGAGACCTGGACCAGGGCGATTTCGCCAATGCCTGCGCGCTCGGTTGGACCGCGCTCTCGCCCTATGAGCTCCTGGCCGCGGTCAAGACCATCGAAGCGGATATGGGCCGCACCGCGACGCGTCGCTGGGGACCGCGGCTCATCGACGTCGACATTCTTTTTCTGGGCGACCACACATTGGACGATCCAGAGCTGACCTTGCCCCATAAAGAGTTGTTTGCGCGGGCTTTCGTGCTGAAGCCGCTGGCCGAGATCGCCGGCGGCCTCACGCTCGACGGAATGTCGGTCGCGCGCGCGGCCGAAGCGACCGCCGCGGATGGGATCGGAATCTGGGACGAAAAGTCCACCGACGCCGAATGA
- the folP gene encoding dihydropteroate synthase, producing MGIVNVTPDSFSDGGRFFAPEAALAQAKKLAADGADIVDVGAESTRPGHTPLTAEEEWTRLAPLLDALVSQSGVPVSIDTYKAQTARRALAAGVTIINDIWGLQRDPDMAPAIAEAGAGVVAMHNRAEVEPQLDIVSDMQAFFERSLEIAAAAGVPESRMILDPGVGFGKTREQDFAALRAVPELLRFGRPVLIGVSRKRLFGALLGAEVDARLIATVAANLIAAMDGARIFRVHDAAEHRAAFAVLDTLTKGRL from the coding sequence ATGGGCATCGTCAATGTGACGCCCGATTCCTTTTCCGACGGCGGCCGCTTCTTCGCGCCAGAGGCCGCGCTGGCGCAGGCGAAGAAGCTCGCCGCCGACGGCGCCGATATCGTCGACGTCGGCGCCGAGTCGACGCGGCCGGGCCACACGCCGCTCACGGCGGAAGAAGAGTGGACGCGGCTCGCGCCGCTGCTCGACGCGCTCGTCTCGCAAAGCGGCGTTCCGGTCTCGATCGACACCTATAAAGCGCAGACGGCGCGCCGCGCGCTCGCCGCCGGCGTCACGATCATAAATGATATCTGGGGCTTGCAGCGCGATCCCGATATGGCGCCGGCGATCGCGGAGGCGGGCGCCGGCGTCGTCGCGATGCATAATCGCGCCGAGGTCGAGCCCCAGCTCGACATCGTCTCGGATATGCAGGCCTTTTTCGAGCGCTCGCTGGAGATCGCCGCGGCGGCTGGCGTGCCGGAGTCCCGCATGATCCTCGATCCCGGCGTCGGCTTCGGCAAGACCCGCGAGCAGGATTTCGCAGCCTTGCGGGCGGTTCCCGAGCTACTGCGATTCGGGCGGCCGGTGCTGATCGGCGTGTCGCGAAAACGGCTCTTCGGAGCGCTGCTCGGAGCGGAGGTCGACGCGCGGCTCATCGCGACCGTGGCGGCGAATCTCATCGCGGCGATGGATGGGGCGCGGATCTTCCGCGTTCATGACGCGGCCGAGCACAGGGCCGCTTTCGCCGTGCTCGACACTCTGACCAAGGGACGACTATGA
- a CDS encoding 4a-hydroxytetrahydrobiopterin dehydratase — translation MAAQERVYSQEEIAARLAAELPHWRFENGWIRRKFKTHGWKGTLMVVNTVGHLAEAAWHHPDIAASYAFVEVKLMTHTAKGVTDKDFELARKIEEVVSWRPGKDGGALEGTPESDQRFAYIKYD, via the coding sequence ATGGCCGCCCAGGAGCGCGTTTATTCGCAAGAGGAGATCGCCGCCCGCCTCGCCGCCGAGCTGCCGCACTGGCGGTTCGAGAACGGTTGGATTCGTCGCAAATTCAAGACTCACGGCTGGAAGGGCACGCTGATGGTCGTCAATACGGTCGGCCATCTCGCCGAGGCCGCCTGGCACCATCCGGACATCGCCGCCTCCTACGCCTTCGTCGAGGTGAAATTGATGACGCATACGGCCAAGGGCGTGACCGACAAGGATTTCGAGCTCGCTCGCAAGATCGAGGAGGTCGTCTCCTGGCGTCCGGGCAAGGACGGCGGCGCGCTCGAGGGAACGCCGGAGAGCGACCAGCGCTTCGCCTATATCAAATACGACTGA
- a CDS encoding beta-ribofuranosylaminobenzene 5'-phosphate synthase family protein — MPISVSVVAAARLHLGFLDMNGALGRSFGGLGVSIDAPATRLTLQPAETIEAAGPDAERARALLEKAVAALAPGKGYRLTLERAIPPHSGLGSGTQLALAIAAALRRIEDLPQDTQADAALLQRGARSGLGAGLFTRGGLVVDGGRGANTTTPPVVSRLAFPEAWRILLVSDPAATGLHGAEERKAFAELPPFSEEDAGKLCRLVLMQALPAAAETDFAAFGAAITAIQAIVGDYFAPAQGGRRFTSAAVEGLLARLAAVGGTGVGQTSWGPTGFAFAPNEAEARRLEALARGAAEAAGLSLAVVAGADRGARIDAVYADIA, encoded by the coding sequence ATGCCGATCAGCGTGAGCGTCGTCGCCGCGGCGAGACTGCATCTCGGATTCCTGGACATGAATGGCGCGCTCGGCCGCAGCTTCGGCGGGCTCGGCGTCTCCATCGACGCGCCGGCGACACGTCTGACCTTGCAGCCGGCCGAGACGATCGAGGCTGCGGGCCCCGACGCCGAACGCGCCCGCGCATTGCTGGAGAAAGCCGTCGCCGCGCTCGCGCCCGGCAAAGGCTACCGACTGACGTTAGAGCGGGCGATTCCGCCGCATTCCGGCCTCGGCTCGGGCACACAGCTCGCGCTGGCCATCGCCGCCGCGCTGCGCCGCATCGAGGATTTGCCGCAGGATACGCAGGCCGACGCCGCTCTGCTGCAGCGCGGCGCGCGCTCGGGTCTGGGAGCCGGATTGTTCACGCGCGGCGGCCTCGTCGTCGACGGCGGTCGCGGCGCGAATACGACGACGCCGCCTGTCGTCTCGCGCCTCGCCTTCCCCGAGGCGTGGCGCATTCTGCTCGTGTCCGACCCGGCCGCGACCGGCCTGCACGGCGCCGAGGAGCGCAAGGCCTTCGCCGAGCTGCCGCCGTTCTCCGAGGAGGACGCCGGGAAATTGTGCCGGCTCGTGCTGATGCAGGCGCTGCCGGCGGCGGCGGAAACGGATTTCGCCGCTTTCGGCGCGGCGATCACGGCGATTCAGGCCATTGTCGGGGATTATTTCGCGCCGGCGCAGGGCGGGCGTCGCTTCACCAGCGCGGCTGTGGAGGGCCTGCTCGCCCGGTTGGCGGCGGTGGGCGGGACGGGAGTCGGCCAGACCTCATGGGGACCGACCGGCTTCGCCTTCGCGCCCAATGAGGCCGAGGCCCGCCGCCTCGAGGCGCTCGCGCGCGGCGCGGCCGAGGCTGCCGGATTGTCCCTCGCGGTCGTCGCAGGGGCGGACCGCGGGGCGCGAATCGACGCGGTCTACGCCGATATCGCGTGA
- a CDS encoding haloacid dehalogenase type II, with product MKFLRVFFFLLCAAPLGPARAEEPPTPRFKAVAFDYFVLFDPNSVIPAVEAAYPGKGAEFTKLWRAKQFEYCFLRSITDRHEDFFQVTDDALSYAAEAMKLDLPSETRKRLLNAYLTLAPWPDTLDALRRLKAAGVRIVTIANFSGKMLQANAAGAGLTGFFEELLSTEANKTYKPDPRAYALGMERLKLPKEDILFAAFGSWDAYGAKAFGYRTIWVDRFGLPAEKLGVAPDKISPDMKGLLELVLGRS from the coding sequence ATGAAATTCCTCAGAGTCTTTTTCTTCCTCCTCTGTGCGGCGCCATTGGGGCCCGCACGGGCGGAGGAGCCGCCGACGCCGCGCTTCAAGGCCGTGGCTTTCGACTATTTCGTGCTGTTCGACCCCAATTCGGTGATCCCGGCGGTGGAGGCGGCCTATCCGGGCAAAGGCGCGGAATTCACCAAGCTCTGGCGCGCCAAGCAGTTCGAATATTGCTTTTTGCGATCGATCACGGATCGGCACGAGGATTTTTTCCAAGTGACGGACGACGCTCTGTCCTATGCGGCGGAAGCGATGAAGCTCGATCTACCGTCGGAGACGCGCAAGCGGCTGCTGAACGCCTATCTGACCCTCGCTCCCTGGCCTGACACGCTCGATGCGCTGCGTCGGTTGAAAGCGGCCGGCGTGCGCATCGTCACCATCGCGAATTTCAGCGGAAAAATGTTGCAGGCCAATGCGGCGGGCGCGGGCCTGACCGGCTTTTTCGAGGAATTGCTGAGCACGGAGGCGAACAAGACCTATAAGCCCGATCCGCGGGCCTATGCGCTCGGAATGGAGCGGCTGAAGCTCCCTAAGGAGGATATTCTATTCGCCGCCTTCGGCAGCTGGGACGCCTATGGGGCCAAGGCCTTCGGCTATCGAACGATCTGGGTGGATCGCTTCGGTCTGCCGGCCGAGAAGCTCGGCGTCGCGCCCGATAAAATCTCGCCGGATATGAAAGGGCTGCTGGAGCTCGTTCTGGGGCGCTCGTGA